One Kitasatospora sp. NBC_01266 genomic window carries:
- a CDS encoding lipopolysaccharide biosynthesis protein, producing the protein MARHQGRHARPPDQMYRSSFFLLSATVTTAALGFVFWVLVARFYSPEQVGLATSLISATSLISYLSLFGLNSTLIRFPARAEARNGQISQSIALVALVAAVVGAGYLLGLPLYGQKLLFVREHLLQAGVFVLFCVFSAVNLLTDSVFIAARQPQYNVLVDGLLQGLAKLALPLGLTGLGVFGIFCSTGGGYLVAVAASILLMRRRLGFRFDLLARGTRLREQLGFSVANYLSSLLNLAPQLAIPLIVLQRLGEAAAGYYYVAFQIAGLLNAVSFSVGEAVFAEASYDPSRFRVLLRRSAMIMAAAQLPAAAAVAGGSGLLLTLFGGDYSAKARPLLLVFALAALAVALNTWTSFALKLTRQMGALVLSNTVYAVVAISLALLWAPRGLAWLGWSWAAGNLFSGLVALVALLARRRAGQRAAVQPAAAL; encoded by the coding sequence GTGGCTAGACACCAGGGCAGGCACGCCCGGCCACCGGACCAGATGTACCGCAGCTCGTTCTTCCTGCTCTCGGCAACCGTGACCACGGCCGCACTCGGCTTCGTGTTCTGGGTGCTGGTGGCCCGCTTCTACTCACCCGAGCAGGTGGGGCTGGCCACCTCGCTGATCTCGGCGACCTCGCTGATCTCCTACCTGAGCCTGTTCGGGCTGAACAGCACGCTGATCCGGTTCCCGGCCCGGGCCGAGGCCCGCAACGGGCAGATCAGCCAGTCGATCGCGCTGGTCGCCCTGGTCGCCGCGGTGGTCGGCGCCGGCTACCTGCTGGGGCTGCCGCTGTACGGGCAGAAGCTGCTCTTCGTGCGCGAACACCTGCTGCAGGCCGGGGTCTTCGTGCTGTTCTGCGTCTTCTCCGCAGTCAACCTGCTGACCGATTCGGTCTTCATCGCCGCCCGACAGCCGCAGTACAACGTGCTGGTGGACGGCCTGCTCCAGGGGTTGGCCAAGCTCGCGCTGCCGCTCGGACTGACCGGCCTGGGCGTGTTCGGCATCTTCTGCTCGACCGGCGGCGGCTACCTGGTCGCGGTGGCCGCCTCGATCCTGCTGATGCGTCGCCGGCTGGGCTTCCGCTTCGACCTGCTGGCCCGGGGCACCCGGCTGCGCGAGCAACTGGGCTTCTCGGTCGCGAACTACCTCTCCAGCCTGCTCAACCTGGCACCGCAGCTGGCGATCCCGCTGATCGTGCTGCAGCGCTTGGGGGAAGCGGCGGCCGGCTACTACTACGTGGCGTTCCAGATAGCCGGGCTGCTCAACGCGGTCTCCTTCTCGGTCGGCGAGGCGGTGTTCGCCGAGGCCTCCTACGACCCTTCGCGGTTCAGGGTGCTGCTCCGCCGCTCGGCCATGATCATGGCAGCCGCGCAGCTGCCGGCCGCTGCGGCGGTGGCCGGTGGCAGCGGCCTGCTGCTCACCCTGTTCGGCGGCGACTACAGCGCCAAGGCCCGCCCCCTGCTGCTGGTCTTCGCGCTCGCGGCACTCGCGGTGGCGCTGAACACCTGGACCAGCTTCGCACTCAAACTGACCCGCCAGATGGGGGCCCTGGTGCTCAGCAACACCGTGTACGCCGTGGTGGCGATCAGCCTGGCCCTGCTCTGGGCACCGCGCGGGCTCGCCTGGCTCGGCTGGTCCTGGGCGGCCGGCAACCTGTTCTCCGGGCTGGTGGCGCTGGTCGCGCTGCTGGCCAGGCGACGCGCCGGGCAGCGCGCGGCGGTCCAACCGGCGGCGGCGCTGTGA
- a CDS encoding glycosyltransferase family 4 protein, with the protein MTRRTVAVVTPYYPPKVGGVEHYAARIARALADSPDLSPVVLTSRPGGLRSTVRVEDGVRVVRLPALLRLSNTPLDPLWPLRLRWWLRRTGAELVNAHAPVPGLGDLGVVLAGRRPSVLTYHAGSMHKGEPGTGAADRLIGWYERRLLPRVFRRATRLVAVSPVSLAAGRPHAVQITPGVDTRRFTPGAPASTRAPVVLYAGRLDRSSAWKGVDVLLHAFARLNDVPDARLRLVGGGDALPDLLALAQRLGIADRVTAEGELTGAALVAAMREAAVLALPSRTEAESFGMALVEAMACGTPVVGSAVGGIPHVVTDRHDGLLVPAGDPVALAGAVRELLTDHALADRLGAAGRRRAEERYDWDGLTGRYLELFRALLQPPCGGPEEPCS; encoded by the coding sequence GTGACCCGGCGGACCGTGGCGGTGGTGACGCCCTACTACCCGCCGAAGGTCGGCGGTGTCGAGCACTACGCGGCCCGGATCGCCCGCGCGCTGGCCGACTCTCCCGATCTGAGCCCGGTGGTGCTGACCAGCCGGCCCGGCGGCCTGCGCAGCACCGTGCGGGTCGAGGACGGGGTACGGGTGGTCCGGCTGCCCGCCTTGCTGCGGCTCTCCAACACCCCGCTCGACCCGCTCTGGCCGCTGCGGCTGCGCTGGTGGCTGCGCCGCACCGGGGCCGAGCTGGTCAACGCGCACGCCCCGGTCCCCGGCCTCGGCGACCTCGGTGTCGTGCTGGCCGGCCGGCGACCCAGCGTCCTGACCTACCACGCCGGCTCGATGCACAAGGGTGAGCCCGGCACCGGCGCGGCCGACCGGCTGATCGGCTGGTACGAGCGGCGGCTGCTGCCCCGGGTCTTCCGGCGCGCCACCAGGCTGGTCGCGGTCTCCCCGGTCTCGCTGGCGGCCGGCCGGCCGCACGCGGTGCAGATCACCCCCGGCGTGGACACCCGCCGGTTCACCCCCGGCGCCCCCGCCTCGACCAGAGCGCCGGTGGTGCTCTACGCCGGTCGGCTGGACCGCTCCTCGGCCTGGAAGGGCGTGGACGTACTGCTGCACGCCTTCGCCCGGCTCAACGATGTCCCCGACGCCCGGCTGCGGCTGGTCGGCGGCGGCGACGCGCTGCCCGACCTGCTTGCGCTGGCCCAGCGGCTGGGCATCGCCGACCGGGTCACCGCCGAGGGCGAGCTGACCGGGGCGGCGCTGGTGGCGGCGATGCGCGAGGCGGCCGTGCTGGCGCTGCCGTCCCGGACCGAGGCGGAGTCCTTCGGGATGGCCCTGGTGGAGGCGATGGCCTGCGGCACTCCGGTGGTCGGCTCGGCGGTCGGCGGCATCCCGCATGTGGTGACCGACCGTCACGACGGTCTGCTGGTACCGGCGGGCGACCCGGTCGCGCTGGCCGGCGCCGTGCGCGAGCTGCTGACCGACCACGCGCTCGCCGACCGGCTCGGCGCGGCCGGGCGGCGGCGCGCCGAGGAGCGCTACGACTGGGACGGGCTGACCGGCCGCTACCTGGAGCTGTTCCGGGCCCTGCTTCAGCCGCCCTGCGGCGGGCCCGAGGAGCCCTGCTCGTAG
- a CDS encoding cellulase family glycosylhydrolase gives MAFIVSAVATVLAGTVTTASPSAGAAAKPGPGAVTAGGSPVPSQAPADPGKPLRIGISYGDTLTWKNDQDLATGLGDAVDTGSKWIRVDLSWDDIQPDSPKTYEWQRFDRVLSAAKARGLEVLPTIGYTPPWARKASCASDDACPPADPNLFAAFAAAAAKRYAPQGVHTWEVWNEPNIPFWAPAPDPAAYTQLLGDTSKALRAADPKAYILLGGLAAVSTGQDAGYVSQGDFLTAVCKLGANKMVDAISYHPYTYPYLPSAKTSFGTAMEDISSAPGNLVAILTSYGTPDLPIWITETGAATNGPGTVTDGTVITPQNTHVTEQYQATIAADTVRAAAANPHVAAVFWFTDQDTGQPSQKQQRSLFYGLRRFDGTPKPALEAWKDAIGAYEQGSSGPPQGG, from the coding sequence GTGGCGTTCATCGTATCGGCGGTCGCGACCGTCCTCGCCGGCACCGTCACCACCGCTTCGCCCTCGGCCGGGGCCGCCGCCAAGCCGGGCCCCGGAGCCGTCACGGCCGGCGGGTCGCCCGTGCCGAGCCAGGCGCCGGCGGACCCGGGCAAGCCGCTGCGGATCGGCATCTCCTACGGGGACACCCTCACCTGGAAGAACGACCAGGACCTGGCGACCGGCCTGGGTGACGCCGTGGACACCGGCTCCAAGTGGATCCGGGTCGACCTGTCCTGGGACGACATCCAGCCGGACAGCCCGAAGACCTACGAGTGGCAGCGGTTCGACCGGGTCCTCAGCGCCGCCAAGGCCCGCGGCCTGGAGGTGCTGCCCACCATCGGCTACACCCCGCCGTGGGCCCGCAAGGCGAGCTGCGCCTCGGACGACGCCTGCCCGCCGGCCGACCCGAACCTGTTCGCCGCCTTCGCCGCGGCCGCCGCCAAGCGGTACGCCCCGCAGGGCGTGCACACCTGGGAGGTGTGGAACGAGCCGAACATCCCGTTCTGGGCACCGGCCCCCGACCCGGCCGCCTACACTCAACTGCTCGGCGACACCAGCAAGGCGCTGCGTGCCGCGGACCCCAAGGCCTACATCCTGCTCGGCGGCCTGGCGGCGGTGAGCACCGGCCAGGACGCCGGCTACGTCTCGCAGGGCGACTTCCTCACCGCGGTCTGCAAGCTGGGCGCCAACAAGATGGTGGACGCGATCAGCTACCACCCGTACACCTACCCGTACCTGCCGAGCGCCAAGACCTCGTTCGGCACCGCGATGGAGGACATCAGCAGCGCCCCGGGCAACCTGGTGGCGATCCTGACCAGTTACGGCACGCCGGACCTGCCGATCTGGATCACCGAGACCGGCGCCGCCACCAACGGGCCCGGCACGGTGACCGACGGCACCGTCATCACGCCGCAGAACACCCATGTGACCGAGCAGTACCAGGCCACCATCGCCGCCGACACCGTTCGGGCCGCCGCCGCCAACCCCCATGTGGCAGCCGTCTTCTGGTTCACCGACCAGGACACCGGGCAGCCGTCGCAGAAGCAGCAGCGCTCGCTGTTCTACGGCCTGCGCCGCTTCGACGGCACCCCCAAGCCGGCCCTGGAGGCTTGGAAGGACGCGATCGGTGCCTACGAGCAGGGCTCCTCGGGCCCGCCGCAGGGCGGCTGA
- a CDS encoding glycosyltransferase family 4 protein: MRILQIVNLGFEAGGAEKSVRLIAEGLTKRGHQVRVLATDLLADGEQVFADELVPGIAGHPVRRLLAKAWYRPAHRAVRRTIEEFRPDCVHLHTIGEFSPSVLAATRDLPRVLTVHGPEDWTLRLLRWNLPSATTGRLSPPDAARYLYLRLLQRPGYLPRLRRVDRVLAPSRYFAEAVRPDLGRVPVHVLPNGVEPGPGPAPLRTADHLLFVGRLEPVKGVAVLLDGFRELIRNHPAARLTIVGDGSARAALQAASVDLIAEGSVAFTGWLPPDGVHEWLRTASVVVLPSLWPENFPTVALEALQLGRPLVASAVGGLPELVGPDNGVLVPPGDATALAAALAGLLGRPDRLAALGAGSAARSQRYGVEEFLDALERHYREVAERSGTARTSGRGSGRA, encoded by the coding sequence GTGAGGATCCTGCAGATCGTCAACCTCGGCTTCGAGGCCGGCGGCGCCGAGAAGAGCGTGCGGCTGATCGCCGAGGGGCTGACCAAGCGCGGACACCAGGTCCGGGTGCTCGCCACCGACCTGCTCGCCGACGGCGAGCAGGTGTTCGCCGACGAGTTGGTCCCGGGCATCGCCGGGCACCCGGTCCGCCGGCTGCTGGCCAAGGCCTGGTACCGGCCGGCCCACCGAGCGGTACGACGGACCATCGAGGAGTTCCGGCCCGACTGCGTCCACCTGCACACCATCGGGGAGTTCAGTCCCTCGGTACTCGCCGCCACCCGCGACCTGCCGCGGGTACTCACCGTGCACGGCCCCGAGGACTGGACCCTGCGCCTGCTGCGCTGGAACCTGCCGAGCGCCACCACCGGCCGGCTCAGCCCGCCGGACGCCGCCCGCTACCTCTACCTGCGGCTGCTCCAGCGGCCCGGCTACCTGCCCCGGCTGCGCCGGGTGGACCGGGTGCTGGCGCCGAGCCGCTACTTCGCCGAGGCGGTCCGCCCCGACCTGGGACGGGTGCCGGTGCACGTACTGCCCAACGGGGTCGAACCGGGCCCCGGGCCCGCCCCGCTGCGCACCGCCGACCACCTGCTCTTCGTCGGGCGGCTGGAGCCGGTCAAGGGGGTGGCGGTGCTGCTCGACGGCTTTCGGGAACTGATCAGGAATCACCCAGCCGCACGCCTTACCATCGTGGGCGACGGATCGGCGCGGGCGGCTCTGCAGGCCGCGTCGGTGGACCTGATCGCCGAGGGCAGCGTGGCCTTCACCGGCTGGTTGCCACCGGACGGGGTGCACGAGTGGCTGCGCACCGCCTCCGTGGTGGTGCTGCCCTCGCTCTGGCCGGAGAACTTCCCCACCGTGGCACTGGAGGCGCTGCAGCTGGGACGCCCCCTGGTCGCCAGCGCCGTCGGCGGGCTGCCAGAACTGGTCGGCCCGGACAACGGCGTGCTGGTGCCACCGGGAGACGCCACCGCACTGGCGGCGGCGCTGGCCGGGCTGCTCGGTCGGCCCGACCGGCTGGCCGCCCTGGGCGCGGGTTCGGCGGCGCGGTCGCAGCGGTACGGGGTCGAAGAATTCCTCGATGCCCTGGAGAGGCACTACCGCGAGGTCGCCGAGCGCAGCGGCACGGCACGAACGAGCGGACGAGGGAGCGGCAGAGCGTGA
- a CDS encoding ribonucleotide-diphosphate reductase subunit beta, protein MLLDPGFELTLRPMRYPSFYDRYRDAIKNTWTVEEVDLHSDVADLAKLSEGERHMIGRLVAFFATGDSIVANNVVLSLYKHINSPEARLYLSRQLFEEAVHVQFYLTLLDTYLPDPDDRNAAFAAVENIPSIHQKAQFCFKYMNAVDHLESLQTKDDRRAFLLNLICFAACVEGLFFYGAFAYVYWFRSRGLLHGLATGTNWVFRDESMHMDFAFSVVDTVREEEPDLFDDVMAKQVTEMLEEAVEAELQFARDLCGEGLPGMNTDSMRQYLEAVADQRLARLGMPIRYGSTNPFGFMELQNVQELTNFFERRVSAYQVAVEGTVAFDDDF, encoded by the coding sequence ATGCTGCTCGACCCGGGCTTCGAGCTGACCCTGCGTCCGATGCGCTACCCGTCGTTCTACGACCGCTACCGCGACGCGATCAAGAACACCTGGACCGTGGAGGAGGTGGACCTGCACTCCGACGTCGCCGACCTCGCCAAGCTGAGCGAGGGCGAGCGGCACATGATCGGCCGTCTGGTCGCCTTCTTCGCCACCGGTGACTCGATCGTCGCCAACAACGTGGTGCTGAGCCTCTACAAGCACATCAACTCCCCGGAGGCCCGGCTCTACCTGTCCCGGCAGCTTTTCGAGGAGGCCGTGCACGTCCAGTTCTACCTGACGCTGCTGGACACCTACCTGCCCGACCCGGACGACCGCAACGCCGCCTTCGCCGCGGTGGAGAACATCCCCTCCATCCACCAGAAGGCCCAGTTCTGCTTCAAGTACATGAACGCGGTCGACCACCTCGAGTCGCTGCAGACCAAGGACGACCGCCGGGCCTTCCTGCTCAACCTGATCTGCTTCGCCGCCTGCGTCGAGGGCCTCTTCTTCTACGGCGCCTTCGCCTACGTGTACTGGTTCCGCAGCCGCGGCCTGCTGCACGGCCTGGCCACCGGCACCAACTGGGTCTTCCGCGACGAGTCCATGCACATGGACTTCGCCTTCTCGGTGGTGGACACGGTCCGCGAGGAGGAGCCCGACCTCTTCGACGACGTGATGGCCAAGCAGGTCACCGAGATGCTCGAGGAGGCGGTCGAGGCCGAGCTGCAGTTCGCCCGCGACCTGTGCGGCGAGGGCCTGCCCGGCATGAACACCGACTCGATGCGCCAGTACCTGGAGGCCGTCGCCGACCAGCGGCTGGCCCGCCTGGGCATGCCGATCCGCTACGGCTCGACCAACCCGTTCGGCTTCATGGAGCTGCAGAACGTCCAGGAGCTGACGAACTTCTTCGAGCGCCGGGTCTCCGCCTACCAGGTGGCCGTCGAGGGCACGGTGGCCTTCGACGACGACTTCTGA
- a CDS encoding polysaccharide pyruvyl transferase family protein: MRILVVNAFQRGNRGDAALLSVLLEQLAEAHPGALIEIAGFESPQQWPEFDGVANLGSIRRCVGDEEIRQALRVGRKLLACALAALATLPGSGRALRALARILPTEIGAELRALAAADLVVSLGGGYLNGRADLPSDLSIFFLLLPLWLARRFRVPVVLAPQSFGPFPTRAQQLMIRRVLRSCRLVVARESISVHRLAEVGVSGSTVVRGVDSAFAFRDRAWRDWSTELAVGPGTRLVVVTARQFLRGAAQQAYERALATAITHLLDRRDCAVVLAPQVTCAYQGDDDRIVNARIAALVADPRLRVLDDGGLDHHEIFALYRAADFILGTRFHSVIFGLIAQVPCAAIEYDHKTRGIMADLHLEHWVVPMAEADADTLIALLDRLLAEGAAYRRYLAAEIPGYAARAADFVELLRVELPANRPATAEPSARPRQAVLR; encoded by the coding sequence GTGAGGATCCTGGTCGTCAACGCCTTCCAACGCGGCAACCGGGGCGACGCGGCGCTGCTGAGCGTACTGCTCGAGCAGCTCGCCGAGGCCCACCCCGGCGCGCTGATCGAGATCGCCGGCTTCGAGTCGCCGCAGCAGTGGCCCGAGTTCGACGGGGTCGCCAACCTCGGCTCGATCCGCCGCTGCGTGGGCGACGAGGAGATCCGCCAGGCGCTGCGGGTCGGCCGCAAGCTGCTCGCCTGCGCGCTGGCCGCACTCGCCACGCTGCCCGGCTCCGGACGGGCGCTGCGCGCACTGGCCCGGATCCTGCCGACCGAGATCGGCGCCGAACTGCGGGCACTCGCCGCGGCCGACCTGGTGGTCAGCTTGGGCGGCGGCTACTTGAACGGGCGGGCCGACCTGCCCAGCGACCTGAGCATCTTCTTCCTGCTGCTGCCGCTCTGGCTGGCCCGGCGGTTCCGGGTTCCGGTGGTGCTGGCCCCGCAGTCCTTCGGGCCGTTCCCGACCCGGGCCCAGCAGTTGATGATCCGCCGGGTCCTGCGGTCCTGCCGCCTGGTGGTGGCCCGCGAGTCGATCAGCGTGCACCGGCTCGCCGAGGTCGGGGTGTCCGGCTCCACCGTGGTGCGCGGGGTGGACAGCGCCTTCGCCTTCCGCGACCGGGCGTGGCGCGACTGGAGCACCGAGCTGGCCGTCGGGCCCGGTACCCGGCTCGTGGTGGTGACCGCCCGCCAGTTCCTGCGCGGCGCGGCCCAGCAGGCGTACGAACGGGCACTGGCCACCGCGATCACCCACCTGCTCGATCGGCGGGACTGCGCGGTGGTGCTGGCTCCGCAGGTCACCTGCGCCTACCAGGGGGACGACGACCGGATCGTCAACGCGCGGATCGCCGCGCTGGTGGCCGACCCGCGGCTGCGGGTGCTGGACGACGGCGGGCTGGACCACCACGAGATCTTCGCGCTCTACCGGGCCGCCGACTTCATCCTGGGCACCCGGTTCCACTCGGTGATCTTCGGCCTGATCGCCCAGGTCCCGTGCGCGGCCATCGAGTACGACCACAAGACCCGCGGCATCATGGCGGATCTGCACCTGGAGCACTGGGTGGTCCCGATGGCCGAGGCCGACGCCGACACCCTGATCGCGCTGCTGGACCGGCTGCTCGCCGAGGGCGCGGCCTACCGGCGATACCTGGCCGCCGAGATCCCCGGCTACGCGGCCCGGGCGGCGGACTTCGTCGAACTGCTGCGCGTGGAACTGCCGGCGAACCGGCCTGCCACCGCCGAACCGTCCGCCCGGCCGCGGCAGGCGGTGCTGCGGTGA
- a CDS encoding ribonucleoside-diphosphate reductase subunit alpha has product MPSQGHADAAQTDPGTALLRLLTDRSADLPQVDPGHVAAAALRGRHAGSDFAELRGLAVDAAASMIAEDPQYSKLAARLLAQEIADEANGQGATSFTASIAVGHAEGLIGDTTAAFVAKHAAALNALIDEQGDDRFEYFGLRTVQSRYLLRHPITRKVVERPQHFLLRVACGLAVGDSEQSVAEVAELYRLMSRLEYLTSSPTLFNSGTRHPQMSSCYLLDSPLDNLDSIYSRYAQIARLSKHAGGIGLSYTRIRSRGSLIRGTNGKSNGIVPFLRTLDSSVAAVNQGGRRKGAACVYLETWHADIEEFLELRDNTGEEARRTHNLNLAHWIPDEFMRRVNANADWSLFSPADVPELVDLWGEEFDEAYRKAELAGKAVRTIPAQTLYARMMRTLAQTGNGWMTFKDAANRAANQTALPGRTVHSSNLCTEILEVTDDSETAVCNLGSVNLGAHVAAGATAADLVNAMDWARLDATVRTAVTFLDRVVDINFYPTTEAATSNSRWRPVGLGVMGLQDVFFRLGLDFDSAEAKRLSTLIAERIMLTAYERSSELAEQFGQHPAYAETRAARGQLHIDHFADATPQWTERWTALRGTIARTGLRNSLLLAIAPTATIASIAGVYECIEPQVSNLFKRETLSGEFLQVNPYLVRELKELGVWDQQTRDALRDANGSVQELSWLPAELRSRYRTAWELPQRALIDLAAARQPYLDQSQSLNLFMAAPTIGKLSSMYAYAWKVGLKTTYYLRSRPATRIAQAASGAARPAVTVPSPTMTAEEQAAAIACSLENPESCEACQ; this is encoded by the coding sequence CTGCCCTCACAGGGACACGCCGACGCCGCCCAGACCGACCCCGGTACTGCGCTGCTCCGGCTGCTCACCGACCGAAGCGCCGACCTCCCCCAGGTGGACCCCGGCCACGTCGCCGCCGCCGCGCTGCGCGGCCGCCATGCCGGCTCGGACTTCGCCGAGCTTCGCGGGTTGGCCGTGGACGCCGCCGCTTCGATGATCGCCGAGGACCCCCAGTACTCGAAGCTGGCCGCCCGGCTGCTCGCCCAGGAGATCGCCGACGAGGCGAACGGCCAGGGCGCCACCTCGTTCACCGCCTCGATCGCCGTCGGCCACGCCGAGGGCCTGATCGGCGACACCACCGCCGCCTTCGTGGCCAAGCACGCCGCGGCGCTGAACGCGCTGATCGACGAGCAGGGCGACGACCGCTTCGAGTACTTCGGCCTGCGCACCGTGCAGTCCCGCTACCTGCTGCGTCACCCGATCACCCGCAAGGTGGTGGAGCGCCCGCAGCACTTCCTGCTCCGGGTCGCCTGCGGCCTGGCGGTGGGCGACAGCGAGCAGTCGGTGGCCGAGGTCGCCGAGCTCTACCGGCTGATGAGCCGCCTGGAGTACCTGACCAGCTCGCCCACCCTGTTCAACTCCGGTACCCGGCACCCGCAGATGTCCAGCTGCTACCTGCTGGACTCGCCGCTGGACAACCTGGACTCGATCTACTCCCGGTACGCCCAGATCGCCCGGCTCTCCAAGCACGCCGGCGGCATCGGCCTGTCCTACACCCGGATCCGCTCGCGCGGCAGCCTGATCCGCGGCACCAACGGCAAGTCCAACGGCATCGTGCCGTTCCTGCGCACCCTGGACTCCTCGGTCGCCGCGGTCAACCAGGGCGGCCGCCGCAAGGGCGCGGCCTGCGTCTACCTGGAGACCTGGCACGCGGACATCGAGGAGTTCCTCGAACTGCGCGACAACACCGGCGAAGAGGCCCGCCGCACCCACAACCTCAACCTGGCGCACTGGATCCCGGACGAGTTCATGCGCCGGGTCAACGCCAACGCCGACTGGTCGCTCTTCTCGCCGGCCGACGTGCCCGAGCTGGTCGACCTGTGGGGCGAGGAGTTCGACGAGGCCTACCGCAAGGCCGAGTTGGCCGGCAAGGCGGTCCGCACCATCCCGGCGCAGACCCTGTACGCCCGGATGATGCGCACCCTGGCGCAGACCGGCAACGGCTGGATGACCTTCAAGGACGCCGCCAACCGCGCCGCCAACCAGACCGCGCTGCCCGGCCGCACGGTGCACTCCTCCAACCTGTGCACCGAGATCCTGGAGGTCACCGACGACTCCGAGACCGCGGTCTGCAACCTGGGCTCGGTCAACCTCGGTGCCCACGTGGCCGCCGGCGCCACCGCCGCCGACCTGGTGAACGCCATGGACTGGGCCCGGCTGGACGCCACCGTGCGCACCGCCGTGACCTTCCTGGACCGGGTGGTGGACATCAACTTCTACCCGACCACCGAGGCCGCCACCTCCAACTCCCGCTGGCGGCCGGTGGGCCTGGGCGTGATGGGCCTGCAGGACGTCTTCTTCCGGCTCGGCCTGGACTTCGACTCCGCCGAGGCCAAGCGGCTCTCCACGCTGATCGCCGAGCGGATCATGCTGACCGCCTACGAGCGCTCCAGCGAGCTGGCCGAGCAGTTCGGGCAGCACCCGGCCTACGCCGAGACCCGCGCCGCCCGCGGCCAGCTGCACATCGACCACTTCGCCGACGCCACCCCGCAGTGGACCGAGCGCTGGACGGCGCTGCGCGGCACGATCGCCCGCACCGGCCTGCGCAACTCGCTGCTGCTGGCGATCGCACCGACCGCGACCATCGCCTCGATCGCCGGCGTCTACGAGTGCATCGAGCCGCAGGTCTCCAACCTGTTCAAGCGCGAGACCCTCTCCGGCGAGTTCCTCCAGGTCAACCCGTACCTGGTGCGCGAGCTGAAGGAGCTGGGCGTCTGGGACCAGCAGACCCGGGACGCGCTGCGCGACGCCAACGGCTCGGTGCAGGAGCTCTCCTGGCTGCCGGCCGAGCTGCGCTCGCGCTACCGCACCGCCTGGGAGCTGCCGCAGCGCGCGCTGATCGACCTGGCCGCCGCCCGTCAGCCGTACCTGGACCAGAGCCAGTCGCTCAACCTCTTCATGGCCGCGCCCACCATCGGCAAGCTCAGCTCGATGTACGCCTACGCCTGGAAGGTCGGTCTGAAGACCACCTACTACCTGCGCTCGCGCCCGGCCACCCGGATCGCCCAGGCCGCCTCCGGCGCCGCCCGTCCGGCGGTCACTGTCCCCTCCCCCACCATGACCGCTGAGGAGCAGGCCGCCGCCATCGCCTGCTCCCTGGAGAACCCCGAGTCCTGCGAGGCCTGCCAGTGA
- a CDS encoding glycosyltransferase family 4 protein, which yields MRPYRVLLVSHYYPPHLGGIENVVRQEALHLAALGVEVTVLTSGERAGTETADGVRVVRVAAWNGVERRTGVPFPVLSPALLGSALRWARWADAVHLHDCLYPTSWAAGAAAALTRTPHLVTQHVGLVEHPSALVRGVQRAVYAVAGRPLLRRARRVLTLNASVADFVRRHGARTERVEHLPNGVDTALFRPTESASARASARARFGLPAGRVLVLFAGRLVPKKGFQLLLDAHSPADGYELVFAGDGDSAALRGRAGVHHLGTLAPEALAEAYRACDVFALPSTAEGFPLTVQEAMASGLPVVTTDDPGYAPYRLDREQVRLVPRQVDALRTALADLAADEPLRARMGRYSLDCARTSFDWTQHARRLLTHYQDSRG from the coding sequence ATGAGGCCGTACCGGGTCCTGCTGGTCAGCCACTACTACCCGCCGCACCTGGGCGGGATCGAGAACGTGGTCCGCCAGGAGGCGCTGCACCTGGCCGCGCTCGGCGTCGAGGTCACCGTGCTGACCAGCGGCGAGCGCGCCGGGACCGAGACCGCCGACGGCGTCCGGGTGGTCCGGGTGGCCGCCTGGAACGGCGTCGAGCGCCGCACCGGGGTGCCTTTCCCGGTGCTCTCCCCCGCGCTCCTGGGCAGCGCGCTGCGCTGGGCCCGCTGGGCCGATGCCGTGCACCTGCACGACTGCCTCTATCCGACCAGCTGGGCGGCCGGCGCGGCGGCCGCCCTGACCCGTACCCCGCACCTGGTGACCCAGCACGTCGGCCTGGTGGAGCACCCCTCGGCGCTGGTGCGCGGCGTGCAGCGGGCGGTCTACGCGGTGGCCGGACGGCCGCTGCTGCGCCGGGCCCGGCGGGTGCTGACCCTGAACGCCTCGGTGGCCGACTTCGTCCGCCGGCACGGCGCCAGGACCGAGCGGGTCGAGCACCTGCCGAACGGGGTGGACACCGCACTGTTCCGACCGACCGAATCAGCTTCGGCACGGGCGAGCGCGCGGGCCCGCTTCGGCCTGCCCGCCGGTCGGGTGCTGGTGCTGTTCGCCGGGCGTCTGGTGCCGAAGAAGGGCTTCCAGCTGCTGCTCGACGCCCACTCCCCGGCGGACGGCTACGAGTTGGTCTTCGCCGGCGACGGCGACAGCGCCGCGCTGCGCGGCCGGGCCGGCGTGCACCACCTGGGCACGCTGGCGCCCGAAGCGCTGGCCGAGGCCTACCGGGCCTGCGACGTCTTCGCGCTGCCGTCCACCGCCGAGGGCTTCCCGCTCACCGTGCAGGAGGCGATGGCCAGTGGACTGCCGGTGGTCACCACCGACGATCCCGGCTACGCGCCCTACCGGTTGGACCGCGAGCAGGTCCGACTGGTGCCCCGGCAGGTGGACGCGCTGCGCACCGCACTCGCCGACCTGGCCGCCGACGAGCCGCTGCGCGCCCGGATGGGCCGCTACTCGCTGGACTGCGCCCGGACCTCCTTCGACTGGACGCAGCACGCCCGGCGACTGCTGACCCACTACCAGGACAGCCGTGGCTAG